The Caldibacillus debilis DSM 16016 genome includes a window with the following:
- a CDS encoding amino acid ABC transporter permease: MDFIGAYSPAHLAFLLEGFLVTLEVAFISIFFSFIFGIIIGVIRYTKIPGVSQLFAVIVETIRNLPLLLIIFFTYFALPEVGLKLDKFYAAIAALVVFESAMLSEIVRGGLNSIDKGQIEAARSSGLSYIQTLWHIVLPQALRRMVPPIVSQFISLLKDTSLAIVISLPELMNHAQIINGRSVNYVIPIFLLVAFMYFAVNYSLSLVSRRLEYKQR; encoded by the coding sequence ATGGACTTTATCGGCGCATACTCCCCGGCGCATCTCGCATTTTTGCTGGAAGGATTTTTGGTGACATTGGAAGTTGCGTTTATTTCCATATTTTTTAGTTTCATCTTCGGGATCATCATCGGAGTGATCCGCTACACAAAAATCCCCGGCGTTTCCCAGCTTTTCGCCGTCATCGTCGAAACGATCCGCAATCTTCCGCTTCTTTTGATTATTTTCTTTACCTATTTCGCGCTGCCGGAAGTGGGATTAAAGCTTGACAAATTTTACGCGGCCATTGCCGCCCTCGTCGTGTTCGAATCGGCGATGCTGTCGGAAATCGTCCGCGGAGGATTGAACTCGATCGACAAAGGACAGATCGAAGCGGCGCGCTCATCCGGCCTCTCCTATATCCAAACGCTATGGCATATCGTCTTGCCGCAAGCATTGCGCCGCATGGTGCCGCCGATCGTCAGCCAATTCATTTCCTTGCTGAAAGACACGTCGCTGGCGATCGTTATCTCCCTTCCGGAGCTGATGAACCACGCGCAAATCATTAACGGGAGGAGTGTCAATTACGTGATACCGATTTTTCTCCTCGTCGCGTTCATGTATTTTGCCGTCAATTATTCCCTGTCCCTCGTTTCCAGAAGGCTTGAATATAAACAGCGCTAA
- a CDS encoding ATP-binding protein has product MKVTPFNNSFRFSLGSAVFFFGLISFTTISPIFIGVCTGFFVTGFRIALDMLTGETFAGSLPVHLPAAFYYMSFALLAKIINFRRYMDWPIRAGFLGAALDFTSNAVELAFRHFFGEPFALTYQNVAMMMLFGILRSFSVIGLYNIFMIRHLRAIGEARQQELERLVMINTGLYEETFYLQKSIAYMEEITRKSYDLYSLLLEGKKADPHSALVIAEHIHEVKKDAQRIFSGLSKLIGQEPLRRRLPISELCGMVMRANEKFAELLGKKIRFTHACRADLSTDHVYALLSVLNNLVANAVEAIPSAGTIHLQAELKQSDLVFEVTDSGTGIAKEDADWIFHPGFTTKYDPHGNPSTGIGLTHARDIVQSLQGQIRLVSSRPGQTIFRLSIPTGQLLRKEERK; this is encoded by the coding sequence ATGAAAGTAACGCCGTTCAATAATTCGTTCCGCTTTTCATTGGGAAGCGCCGTATTTTTTTTCGGACTCATTTCCTTCACGACGATTTCGCCGATTTTCATCGGCGTTTGTACAGGATTTTTCGTGACCGGATTCCGCATCGCCCTGGACATGCTGACGGGGGAAACCTTCGCCGGCAGCCTCCCTGTCCATCTGCCGGCCGCTTTTTATTACATGAGCTTCGCGTTGCTTGCCAAAATCATCAACTTCCGCCGTTACATGGACTGGCCGATTCGCGCCGGGTTTCTTGGCGCCGCTTTGGATTTCACTTCCAACGCGGTCGAACTCGCTTTCCGACATTTCTTCGGCGAACCGTTCGCGCTGACTTACCAGAACGTGGCGATGATGATGCTGTTCGGGATTTTGCGTAGCTTCAGCGTCATCGGCCTGTACAATATTTTCATGATCAGGCATCTTCGCGCTATAGGGGAAGCGCGGCAACAGGAACTGGAACGCCTTGTGATGATCAATACGGGGCTGTATGAGGAAACCTTTTACTTGCAAAAATCGATCGCATACATGGAAGAAATCACCCGGAAGAGTTATGACCTGTACTCGCTCCTCTTGGAAGGAAAAAAAGCCGATCCCCATTCCGCCCTCGTCATCGCCGAGCATATCCATGAAGTAAAAAAGGATGCGCAGCGCATTTTCTCGGGCCTGTCGAAATTGATCGGACAAGAACCGCTGCGGCGCCGGCTTCCGATCAGCGAACTTTGCGGCATGGTTATGCGCGCGAACGAAAAATTCGCCGAACTGTTGGGGAAAAAGATCCGGTTCACCCATGCGTGCCGGGCCGATTTGTCGACCGATCACGTCTACGCCCTGCTCTCCGTTTTGAACAATTTAGTCGCCAACGCCGTGGAAGCCATTCCGTCCGCCGGCACGATTCATCTGCAGGCGGAATTGAAACAAAGCGATCTCGTCTTTGAGGTGACGGACTCCGGAACCGGTATCGCGAAGGAAGATGCCGACTGGATTTTTCATCCCGGTTTCACGACCAAATACGATCCTCACGGGAACCCGTCAACGGGAATCGGCCTCACCCATGCGCGGGACATCGTGCAAAGCCTCCAAGGACAGATCCGGCTTGTCAGCAGCAGACCCGGACAAACGATATTCCGCCTTTCCATTCCCACCGGCCAGCTGTTGCGAAAGGAGGAACGCAAGTAA
- a CDS encoding ABC transporter substrate-binding protein — MKIKSFWKFWAALALAALLGIALAGCGGESSKTNGNGGKSAETDALEAIKQRGKLIVGVKYDLNLFGLKNPETGEVEGFDIDIAKGLAKKILGDENKIELKEVTSKTRIPMLNNGDIDAIIATMTITEERKKEVDFSDVYFMAGQSLLVKKDSKINSVKDLKKGMTVLTAKGSTSAQNIRKAAPDVNVLEFENYAEAFTALRSGQGDALTTDNALLMGMAKQDPNYRVLDETFTEEPYGIAVRKGNTELLQVINEYLKEIRENGEYDRIYEKWIGKKPQE, encoded by the coding sequence ATGAAAATCAAATCCTTTTGGAAATTTTGGGCCGCCCTTGCCCTTGCCGCGCTATTGGGCATCGCCTTGGCCGGCTGCGGCGGCGAATCGTCAAAGACCAACGGGAACGGGGGAAAATCGGCGGAAACCGACGCGCTGGAAGCCATCAAACAGCGCGGCAAACTGATTGTCGGCGTCAAATATGATTTGAACCTGTTCGGTTTAAAAAATCCGGAAACCGGTGAAGTGGAAGGATTTGATATCGATATCGCCAAAGGGTTGGCGAAAAAAATTCTCGGGGACGAAAACAAAATCGAACTAAAAGAAGTGACATCCAAAACGCGGATTCCGATGCTGAACAACGGCGATATCGACGCGATCATCGCGACGATGACGATCACCGAAGAGCGGAAAAAGGAAGTCGATTTCTCCGATGTGTATTTCATGGCCGGCCAATCGTTGCTCGTCAAAAAAGACAGCAAGATCAACAGCGTGAAAGATTTGAAAAAAGGAATGACCGTACTGACGGCAAAAGGTTCGACCTCCGCGCAAAACATCCGCAAAGCGGCGCCGGACGTGAATGTATTGGAGTTTGAAAACTACGCCGAGGCGTTCACGGCGCTAAGATCGGGACAAGGCGACGCCCTCACGACGGATAACGCGCTGCTTATGGGGATGGCCAAACAAGACCCGAACTATCGCGTCCTTGACGAAACCTTTACCGAAGAACCCTACGGCATCGCCGTCCGCAAAGGGAACACGGAATTATTGCAGGTCATCAACGAATACTTAAAGGAAATCAGAGAAAACGGCGAGTACGACAGGATCTATGAAAAATGGATCGGGAAAAAACCGCAGGAATAA
- a CDS encoding amino acid ABC transporter permease, with the protein MLRFSILLEHWDMYMQGFANTLKASVLALIGSLIIGIIIAIFRIAPIRPLNWLGAAYVEFIRNIPLVLIVFFFFVGLPAIGIRFDPFTAGTLGLMVYTASFIAEVIRSGILAVPKGQTEAARSSGLTYLQTMRHIVLPQAIKIVIPPLGNQFLNLVKNSSVLGVIAGLDLMYFGDLISSDTFVTFDVYIFVALFYLVLTIPLSLGVGYLERRLAKSR; encoded by the coding sequence GTGCTCCGATTTTCGATTTTGCTCGAGCATTGGGACATGTACATGCAAGGGTTTGCCAATACGTTAAAGGCCAGCGTCCTTGCCCTCATCGGAAGCCTGATCATCGGCATCATCATCGCCATTTTCCGGATTGCGCCGATCCGGCCGCTGAACTGGCTGGGAGCGGCCTATGTGGAATTCATCCGCAACATTCCCCTCGTTTTAATCGTTTTCTTCTTTTTTGTCGGTCTGCCCGCCATAGGCATCCGCTTTGATCCGTTTACTGCGGGCACGTTAGGCTTGATGGTCTACACCGCCTCTTTTATCGCCGAAGTCATCCGGTCGGGAATCCTTGCCGTTCCGAAAGGGCAGACGGAGGCGGCACGCTCGTCCGGATTGACCTATTTGCAGACGATGCGCCATATCGTCTTGCCGCAGGCGATCAAAATCGTCATTCCGCCGCTCGGCAACCAATTTCTTAATCTCGTGAAAAACTCGTCCGTTTTAGGCGTCATTGCCGGGCTGGACCTCATGTATTTCGGCGATTTAATCTCGTCGGATACGTTTGTTACCTTTGACGTTTACATTTTCGTCGCATTGTTTTACCTTGTCCTGACGATCCCGCTCAGCCTCGGCGTCGGATATTTGGAACGGCGCCTGGCCAAAAGCCGATAA
- a CDS encoding PTS sugar transporter subunit IIC: MNLNMEGLQNKILPVATKISNNKYLSSITDGLSSVLPAILVGAICTLLNNLPWDPYQKLLDSIGIKPYLSIAVNFTTDIIALLAVYFIAMNLVRKFDMDGAIAGSFGIISFLILTPLQKVESDGTVSNLIPFTWLGATGLFVAIILGLSVGRLYVAIIKKGLIIKMPEGVPPTITKSFAGLIPGFIIIGLVLIVKFIFDCTPYGSLHQFIYTFIQTPLQGLGGSIWSYLLVMFLAHFLWLFGIHGMMVVLSVMMPIWMALDLENLNAYNAGEPLPNIVGLAFCMVYTLLGGSGATLGLNLLMLFRSKSKRYKTLGRLAIPAGICGINEPIIFGTPIILNPLLAIPFILAPLTLSILAYIATVIGLVPHLMGAQLPLGVPIIASGFLQGSWRIVILQIVLVFVATAIYYPFYKIAEKKAVEEETQGEKTN, translated from the coding sequence ATGAACCTAAATATGGAGGGACTGCAAAATAAGATTTTGCCGGTTGCAACGAAAATTTCTAACAATAAATATTTAAGTTCCATAACCGATGGTTTGTCATCCGTTTTGCCGGCAATTCTTGTGGGTGCTATTTGTACTTTGCTCAACAATTTACCATGGGATCCTTATCAAAAACTTCTTGACTCCATCGGAATCAAACCTTATCTATCCATTGCCGTTAACTTTACAACAGATATTATCGCCTTGCTGGCTGTATACTTTATCGCAATGAATTTGGTGAGAAAATTTGATATGGATGGTGCTATTGCCGGATCCTTTGGTATTATATCATTCCTCATCCTTACACCGTTACAGAAGGTAGAAAGTGATGGCACGGTTTCAAATCTCATACCGTTCACATGGTTAGGCGCAACGGGATTATTTGTGGCCATCATACTCGGTCTTTCCGTTGGGAGGCTTTACGTCGCAATTATTAAAAAAGGATTGATTATTAAAATGCCTGAAGGCGTTCCGCCAACAATTACAAAATCTTTTGCCGGGCTGATTCCGGGATTTATCATTATCGGACTCGTTTTGATCGTGAAATTCATTTTTGATTGTACGCCTTATGGAAGTTTGCATCAGTTTATTTACACGTTTATTCAAACTCCTTTGCAAGGATTGGGCGGAAGCATATGGTCATATCTGTTGGTCATGTTTTTAGCACATTTTCTTTGGCTGTTCGGCATCCATGGCATGATGGTAGTTTTGTCAGTGATGATGCCGATATGGATGGCTTTAGACTTGGAAAATCTTAATGCTTATAATGCCGGGGAACCTCTTCCGAATATTGTCGGGCTTGCCTTTTGTATGGTATACACCTTGCTTGGAGGTTCCGGGGCCACATTAGGATTGAACTTATTGATGCTGTTTCGTTCAAAAAGCAAACGTTATAAAACTTTAGGCAGATTAGCCATTCCCGCAGGGATCTGCGGAATCAATGAACCGATTATTTTTGGAACGCCGATCATCTTAAATCCGTTATTGGCCATCCCCTTTATACTGGCACCTCTTACCTTATCGATTCTTGCTTATATTGCAACGGTTATCGGTCTTGTCCCGCATTTAATGGGAGCCCAATTGCCTTTGGGTGTACCGATTATTGCTTCTGGATTTTTACAAGGCAGCTGGAGAATAGTCATTTTACAAATCGTTCTCGTGTTTGTGGCCACGGCGATTTATTATCCCTTCTATAAAATAGCCGAAAAGAAAGCTGTTGAAGAAGAAACGCAAGGGGAAAAAACAAACTGA
- a CDS encoding PTS sugar transporter subunit IIB — MKKILLVCAAGMSTSLLVTKMEAAAKAKGLDVEISASAGGDLSKEVEDIDILLLGPQISFKKDEYQKKYGDKIPIEVIDPVDYGMMNGEKVLDQALKLIEGK; from the coding sequence GTGAAAAAAATTTTACTCGTTTGTGCTGCCGGGATGTCGACCAGTTTGTTGGTAACTAAAATGGAAGCCGCGGCAAAGGCAAAAGGATTGGATGTAGAAATTTCTGCAAGTGCAGGCGGAGATCTTTCAAAGGAGGTGGAAGATATCGACATTCTCCTGCTCGGTCCGCAAATAAGCTTTAAAAAAGATGAGTATCAGAAAAAATACGGAGACAAAATTCCAATTGAAGTGATTGACCCGGTCGATTACGGCATGATGAACGGGGAAAAAGTATTGGATCAAGCGTTAAAACTGATTGAAGGAAAGTAA
- a CDS encoding DUF2332 domain-containing protein: MNLEMMAVRFRRFAAEECRGSSGLYEQLSLAIAEDGELLALCSFAKKGQPVPNLLFGTVHYLLLKGSGHELREYYPSLTANPRNKEEAFLPFKDFCRMYREEIISLLQSKLVQTNEVGRCAYLYPAFCHIYRTAAKPLACIEIGTSAGLLLLWDQYSYSYGTGEVFGNASSEIRIRGEIRGGNFPFMEKDPPPVSHRIGLDLHILDLSDPEDELWLLALIWPEHEERRELFFKASRLAKEAALHLIEGDGVALLPRIAGQIPADSALCVFHTHVANQIPPEGKIRLLKEMETIGKRRDVFHLYNNIADGELHLDYFINGQKVEKTIGKTAGHGRWFEWGI; encoded by the coding sequence ATGAATTTGGAGATGATGGCCGTGCGGTTTCGACGCTTCGCCGCCGAGGAATGCCGAGGTTCGAGCGGGCTCTATGAACAATTATCGCTCGCGATTGCCGAAGACGGGGAACTGCTGGCCCTTTGTTCGTTCGCCAAGAAAGGCCAGCCCGTCCCCAATTTGCTTTTCGGAACGGTTCATTACCTTTTGCTGAAAGGAAGCGGTCATGAATTGCGGGAATACTATCCGAGCCTGACGGCCAATCCCCGAAACAAAGAGGAGGCTTTTCTTCCCTTTAAAGACTTTTGCCGCATGTACCGGGAGGAAATCATTTCCCTTCTCCAGTCGAAATTGGTGCAAACCAATGAAGTGGGACGCTGCGCGTATCTGTATCCGGCCTTTTGCCATATTTACCGGACCGCGGCGAAACCGTTGGCCTGCATCGAAATTGGCACGAGCGCCGGCCTGCTGCTGTTATGGGATCAATACAGCTATTCCTACGGAACGGGCGAAGTTTTCGGAAACGCAAGCTCCGAAATCCGGATCCGCGGGGAAATCCGCGGAGGCAATTTTCCCTTCATGGAAAAGGACCCGCCCCCGGTCAGCCATCGCATCGGCTTGGATCTGCATATCCTTGATCTGTCCGATCCCGAGGACGAATTGTGGCTTTTGGCCTTGATCTGGCCTGAACACGAGGAAAGAAGGGAATTATTTTTCAAGGCTTCCCGGCTGGCAAAAGAAGCGGCCTTACATTTGATCGAAGGTGACGGCGTGGCGCTTCTTCCCCGCATCGCCGGCCAAATCCCCGCCGATTCCGCCCTTTGCGTCTTCCATACCCATGTGGCCAATCAAATCCCCCCGGAAGGGAAAATCCGATTGTTGAAGGAAATGGAAACGATCGGGAAAAGACGGGATGTCTTCCATTTATACAACAACATCGCAGACGGCGAACTTCATCTCGATTATTTCATCAACGGCCAAAAAGTCGAAAAAACGATCGGAAAAACGGCCGGGCACGGGAGGTGGTTCGAGTGGGGGATATGA
- a CDS encoding glycoside hydrolase family 1 protein has protein sequence MRNHPLKPFPKDFLWGASTSAYQVEGAWNEDGKGPSVMDVAEHPKEVTDFKVASDHYHRYKEDIALFAELGLKAYRFSISWSRIFPEGTGEVNQKGIDFYNNLINELKKHHIEPVVTMYHFDLPYALQKKGGWLNRETIDAYENYAKTLFENFGDRVKYWLTINEQNVMILFGELLGTVDRNAENPKKELYQQNHHMFVAQAKAMILCHRMLPDAKIGPAPNISAVYPISPQPEDVLAAHTFSSLRNWLYLDAAVFGRYNSTVWSYLEKKQAIPEIQDGDMAILKEAKPDFIAFNYYSTMTVGANLPQKVSNNKREDQQMAFEEPGFFKGHPNPNLPKTEYGWEIDPVGLRTTLREIYERYHLPLLITENGLGAQDRLEEGDVVNDDYRIDYLQKHIEQCRLALDDGVELIGYCPWSAIDLVSTHQGISKRYGFIYVNRDEFDLKDLRRIPKKSFYWYKKVIASNGEDLANE, from the coding sequence TTGCGAAACCATCCATTGAAACCGTTTCCGAAAGACTTTTTATGGGGCGCATCTACTTCTGCCTATCAAGTGGAAGGGGCATGGAACGAGGACGGAAAAGGGCCTTCGGTCATGGATGTGGCCGAGCATCCAAAAGAAGTGACGGATTTTAAAGTGGCGAGTGATCATTACCACCGCTATAAAGAAGATATCGCCTTGTTCGCCGAATTGGGCTTAAAAGCGTACCGTTTTTCCATATCATGGTCTCGCATTTTCCCGGAAGGCACCGGCGAAGTAAATCAAAAGGGCATCGATTTTTATAATAACCTCATCAACGAATTGAAAAAACACCATATTGAACCGGTTGTGACGATGTATCATTTCGATTTGCCCTATGCCTTGCAAAAGAAAGGCGGATGGCTGAATCGGGAAACCATTGACGCCTATGAAAACTATGCGAAAACATTATTTGAAAACTTTGGAGATCGGGTGAAATATTGGTTGACCATCAATGAACAAAACGTAATGATTCTGTTCGGTGAACTTCTTGGGACCGTTGATCGCAATGCGGAAAATCCGAAGAAAGAGCTGTATCAGCAAAACCATCATATGTTCGTGGCCCAAGCGAAGGCGATGATTTTGTGCCACAGGATGCTGCCGGATGCCAAAATCGGTCCTGCACCGAACATTTCCGCCGTATACCCGATCAGTCCGCAACCGGAAGATGTGTTGGCCGCCCATACATTCAGCTCGCTCCGGAATTGGCTATATTTGGACGCGGCGGTTTTTGGCCGCTACAACAGCACGGTGTGGAGTTATCTGGAAAAGAAACAGGCCATACCAGAGATTCAAGACGGGGACATGGCTATTTTAAAAGAGGCCAAACCGGATTTCATTGCTTTCAATTATTATAGTACGATGACCGTGGGGGCAAATTTGCCCCAAAAAGTGTCCAATAATAAAAGGGAAGACCAGCAAATGGCTTTCGAAGAACCAGGGTTTTTCAAAGGCCATCCGAATCCGAATTTACCCAAAACAGAGTATGGATGGGAAATCGATCCGGTGGGTTTGAGGACGACATTAAGGGAAATATATGAACGCTATCATCTTCCTCTCCTGATTACGGAAAACGGTCTCGGCGCTCAGGACCGATTGGAAGAAGGCGATGTTGTAAACGATGATTATCGGATCGATTATTTGCAAAAACATATTGAACAATGCCGCCTTGCCTTGGATGACGGAGTGGAATTGATCGGTTACTGCCCTTGGTCCGCCATTGATTTAGTCAGCACTCATCAAGGAATAAGCAAACGTTACGGATTCATTTATGTGAACCGCGATGAATTTGATTTAAAAGATTTGCGGAGGATTCCAAAGAAAAGCTTTTATTGGTACAAAAAAGTCATTGCCTCCAACGGCGAAGATTTGGCCAATGAATAA
- a CDS encoding response regulator, with product MPLRFFLIEDDAVVRKMLEKIIAENRLGEVVGQAEDGLDVSANQLYSVDVVLIDLLMPGRDGIQTMKKLKEEGFTGQFVMISQVENKEMVGQAYLHGVDTYIQKPINRHEVAAVLKRVAEHLSIAHSLDSIRQLLQTLDQEAETSPSHQTGQTPLEQKAQHLLLLLGIAGETGASDLLLIMRWMAEREKQGRTVHELPPLKELYTELVEKTHGPRHDKPAVQKEVRAMEQRIRRIVLQAFTHLSSLGLTDYTNPTFEHFAPRLFDFAEIRKRMNELEAGEKTTKCRINVRKFLTAFYMEIKKT from the coding sequence ATGCCGCTCCGCTTTTTTCTCATTGAGGATGACGCCGTCGTGCGAAAAATGCTGGAAAAAATCATTGCGGAAAACCGGCTCGGGGAAGTCGTCGGACAAGCGGAAGACGGCTTGGACGTATCTGCGAACCAATTGTATTCCGTCGACGTCGTGCTGATCGATTTGCTGATGCCTGGACGCGACGGCATCCAAACGATGAAAAAATTAAAAGAGGAAGGGTTTACCGGACAGTTTGTCATGATTTCCCAAGTGGAAAATAAAGAAATGGTCGGGCAGGCATACCTTCACGGCGTCGATACGTACATCCAAAAGCCGATCAACCGCCACGAAGTGGCGGCGGTATTGAAGCGGGTGGCGGAACATCTCTCGATCGCCCACTCCCTCGACTCGATCCGGCAGCTGTTGCAGACGTTGGATCAGGAAGCGGAAACCTCCCCTTCGCATCAAACCGGACAAACGCCGCTGGAACAAAAGGCGCAGCATCTCCTTCTTTTGCTGGGCATTGCCGGGGAAACGGGGGCGTCCGATTTATTGCTGATCATGCGCTGGATGGCGGAGCGGGAAAAGCAGGGACGGACCGTTCACGAACTGCCTCCTTTAAAAGAATTATACACGGAACTTGTGGAAAAAACCCACGGCCCCCGTCATGACAAACCGGCCGTACAAAAAGAAGTCCGCGCGATGGAACAGCGAATCCGCCGCATCGTGCTGCAAGCCTTTACCCATTTGTCCTCCCTCGGGCTCACCGACTACACGAACCCCACGTTCGAGCACTTCGCCCCCCGGCTGTTTGATTTTGCCGAAATCCGGAAGCGCATGAACGAACTCGAAGCGGGAGAAAAGACAACGAAGTGCCGAATAAACGTGCGGAAATTTTTAACGGCTTTTTACATGGAAATCAAAAAAACCTGA